The following proteins come from a genomic window of Aequorivita marisscotiae:
- a CDS encoding ParA family protein, with translation MGKIIAIANQKGGVGKTTTSVNLAASLGVLERKVLLIDADPQANATSGLGIDVEGVEIGTYQLLEHSASAKEAIVATNSPNLDLIPSHIDLVAIEIELVDVENREYMLKNAVEALKADYDYILIDCAPSLGLLTLNALTAADSVIIPIQCEYFALEGLGKLLNTIKSVQKIHNVGLDIEGLLLTMYDQRLRLSNQVVDEVKKHFDEMVFETIIQRNVRLSEAPSYGESIISYDASSKGADNYLSLAQELIKKNEIE, from the coding sequence ATGGGTAAAATAATTGCAATTGCAAACCAAAAAGGAGGTGTTGGCAAAACAACGACCTCAGTAAATTTAGCGGCCTCATTGGGCGTTTTGGAAAGGAAGGTTTTACTTATAGATGCAGATCCGCAAGCCAATGCCACCTCCGGTCTGGGTATTGATGTAGAGGGGGTTGAAATTGGCACATATCAATTACTCGAGCACAGTGCTTCGGCAAAAGAAGCTATTGTTGCTACCAATTCACCCAATTTAGATTTAATTCCGTCGCATATAGATTTGGTGGCTATTGAAATAGAATTGGTAGATGTGGAAAATCGGGAATATATGCTAAAAAATGCTGTAGAAGCATTAAAAGCAGATTACGATTACATACTAATAGATTGCGCCCCATCTTTGGGATTGTTAACCTTAAATGCCTTAACCGCAGCAGATTCGGTAATTATTCCAATACAATGCGAGTACTTTGCTTTGGAGGGCCTCGGAAAACTTTTAAACACTATTAAGAGTGTTCAAAAAATACACAACGTAGGTCTTGATATTGAAGGGTTGTTGCTTACTATGTACGACCAGCGGTTGCGACTTTCCAACCAAGTTGTTGATGAGGTAAAAAAGCACTTTGACGAAATGGTTTTTGAAACAATCATTCAGCGCAATGTGCGTTTAAGTGAAGCGCCCAGTTATGGCGAAAGCATTATTAGTTACGATGCTTCGAGTAAAGGAGCCGACAATTACTTAAGTTTGGCGCAGGAGTTAATAAAGAAAAACGAAATAGAATAA
- a CDS encoding PQQ-dependent sugar dehydrogenase codes for MKFNLLYIAVLAFLTSCGQPKKKNDVALITEPQSYKIEEVVKNLNNPWGMTWLPDGSMLITEKDGRLIHFKNNSKTEIANVPEVYNSGQGGLLDIELHPNYSENGWIYITYASVAGPGKGGHTALMRCKLENNSLVNIETLYKAEPNTTAGQHFGSRIEFDNDGFVYFSIGERGEREVNPQDITRDGGKIYRLNDDGSIPEDNPFYNEPNAKKAIFTYGNRNPQGMAKHPETGKIWMHEHGPKGGDEINIVKKGANYGWMEVTYGVNYSGTKITDEKTRPGIEPPIYYWVPSIAPCGMDFVTGSKYPAWEGKLLVGSLKFAYVELLTLDGEKVTNREKIAQDIGRVRNVKVGPDGLIYIAVEGQGIFRLIPE; via the coding sequence ATGAAATTTAATCTTTTGTATATCGCGGTGCTTGCATTTTTAACCTCTTGCGGCCAACCGAAAAAGAAAAACGATGTGGCTTTAATTACTGAACCACAATCGTATAAAATTGAAGAAGTGGTAAAAAACCTCAATAACCCTTGGGGAATGACGTGGTTGCCGGATGGCAGTATGTTAATTACCGAAAAGGACGGAAGGCTAATTCATTTTAAAAACAATTCAAAAACAGAAATAGCTAATGTGCCAGAGGTTTATAATAGCGGACAAGGTGGATTGCTCGATATAGAATTGCATCCAAATTACAGCGAAAATGGTTGGATTTATATTACATACGCCTCAGTGGCAGGACCCGGAAAAGGCGGTCACACAGCTTTAATGCGGTGCAAATTGGAAAATAATTCCCTTGTAAATATTGAAACCCTCTATAAAGCCGAACCCAATACAACGGCGGGGCAACACTTTGGCTCGCGCATTGAGTTTGACAATGATGGTTTTGTCTATTTCTCCATTGGCGAACGCGGGGAACGGGAAGTAAACCCGCAAGACATAACACGCGATGGCGGAAAAATATACAGATTAAATGATGATGGGAGTATTCCAGAGGACAATCCATTTTACAACGAGCCGAATGCAAAAAAAGCAATCTTTACCTACGGAAACCGCAATCCGCAGGGAATGGCAAAACATCCCGAAACTGGCAAAATCTGGATGCACGAACACGGACCAAAAGGCGGCGACGAAATTAATATTGTAAAAAAAGGCGCAAATTACGGCTGGATGGAAGTTACTTACGGCGTTAATTACAGTGGCACTAAAATTACCGACGAAAAAACCAGACCCGGCATTGAACCCCCTATTTATTATTGGGTACCCTCCATTGCTCCCTGCGGAATGGATTTTGTTACAGGCAGTAAATACCCCGCGTGGGAAGGGAAGTTATTAGTAGGCTCCTTAAAATTCGCTTATGTTGAATTACTTACTTTAGACGGCGAAAAAGTAACAAATCGTGAAAAAATCGCACAGGATATCGGACGCGTCAGAAATGTAAAAGTGGGGCCTGATGGATTAATCTATATTGCCGTTGAAGGGCAGGGGATTTTTAGATTGATTCCCGAGTAG
- the dapB gene encoding 4-hydroxy-tetrahydrodipicolinate reductase: MKIALLGYGKMGKVIEKLALEKGHSVVFKSTIDSSEGNFKEADVAIEFSAPEAAVSNISKALEAGIPVVSGTTGWLARYHEMVNLCESRNGSFISASNFSVGVNLFFSINEYAAKLMAPWKEYDVSVEEIHHTEKKDAPSGTAITMAEGILKHSDKRDWQLDSSDEKSLKITAKREEDVKGTHTVSYNSTIDAISLEHVAHSRDGFAKGAILAAEFLKDKKGIFTMKDVLGIED; encoded by the coding sequence ATGAAAATAGCACTTCTCGGTTATGGTAAAATGGGTAAAGTCATTGAGAAATTGGCTTTGGAAAAAGGGCATTCGGTGGTTTTTAAAAGTACGATTGATTCTTCTGAAGGAAATTTTAAGGAAGCCGATGTTGCCATTGAATTTTCGGCACCCGAGGCGGCGGTTAGCAATATTTCAAAAGCATTGGAAGCAGGAATACCGGTAGTGTCTGGCACTACGGGATGGCTTGCGAGATATCATGAAATGGTAAACTTATGTGAAAGTCGTAACGGAAGTTTTATTTCGGCGTCCAACTTTAGTGTTGGGGTAAATCTTTTTTTCAGTATTAACGAATACGCAGCAAAACTAATGGCCCCTTGGAAGGAATACGATGTTTCGGTTGAGGAAATTCATCATACCGAAAAGAAAGATGCGCCCAGTGGCACGGCAATTACAATGGCCGAAGGGATTTTAAAACACAGCGATAAACGCGATTGGCAGTTAGATTCTTCCGACGAAAAAAGTTTAAAAATAACCGCCAAGCGGGAAGAAGATGTAAAAGGTACGCATACTGTTAGTTACAATTCAACAATAGACGCTATTTCGTTAGAACACGTAGCACACAGTCGCGACGGATTTGCAAAGGGCGCTATTTTGGCAGCGGAGTTTTTAAAGGACAAAAAGGGAATATTTACAATGAAGGATGTGCTTGGGATTGAGGATTAA
- the lepB gene encoding signal peptidase I: MSWTEWFVFFIIVQVIHFAGTWKLYQIAGRKAWEAGVPVYNAVVLMKIINRPWWWTILLFVPIVNLIMFPVVWVETLRSFGRNSTTDTILGLVTFGLYIYYINYTQKVTHISDRSLKPRTSTGEWVSSILFAVVAATIVHTYVMQPFTIPTSSLEKTLLVGDFLFVSKFHYGARTPMTPIAFPMVHDTIPVIHTKSYLSEPQIPYFRLPGFQDIKRNDIVVFNWPVDTVNAFQQYGDGKYYYKPIDKKSNYVKRCVGLPGDSLEVRDGYVFINGNQNELPDRAKLQFSYDVQVNSQLNPEMLYNRYDITDRYGFGNNTYRFGGISDESLKMLKNNPNVVNVSRFRGEKDEWDQGIFPNNPNYPWNNDFFGPLYIPKKGATVAITPETLPLYRRVIEVYEGSELGINNKITQNGNQVLLNGNPLTNYTFKMNYYWMMGDNRNNSEDARTWGFVPFNHVVGKPVFVWMSWDGVNKKVRWERLFTTVGGSGKPVSYLMYFVIAVIGWFAFDFYRKRKKGAKK; encoded by the coding sequence ATGAGTTGGACAGAATGGTTTGTGTTTTTTATAATAGTTCAGGTAATCCATTTTGCTGGAACGTGGAAGTTGTACCAAATAGCAGGTAGAAAAGCTTGGGAAGCCGGAGTACCCGTGTACAATGCTGTGGTTTTAATGAAAATCATTAACCGTCCGTGGTGGTGGACAATTTTACTTTTTGTTCCCATTGTAAATTTAATAATGTTCCCAGTGGTTTGGGTAGAAACCTTGCGCAGTTTTGGCCGTAATTCTACTACCGATACTATTTTAGGACTTGTAACTTTTGGATTGTATATCTACTACATCAACTACACTCAAAAAGTAACGCACATCAGCGATAGAAGTTTAAAACCCCGAACATCAACCGGAGAGTGGGTAAGTTCTATTTTGTTTGCGGTAGTTGCCGCAACCATTGTGCATACCTATGTAATGCAACCATTTACCATTCCTACCTCTTCCTTGGAGAAAACACTGTTGGTTGGCGACTTTCTCTTCGTAAGTAAGTTTCATTACGGTGCGCGTACGCCCATGACGCCAATTGCATTCCCGATGGTTCACGATACCATTCCTGTAATACATACAAAATCGTATTTATCGGAGCCCCAAATTCCCTATTTTAGGCTGCCCGGGTTTCAGGATATAAAGCGGAATGATATTGTAGTTTTTAACTGGCCTGTAGATACGGTGAATGCCTTTCAGCAGTATGGCGACGGAAAATATTATTACAAGCCTATTGATAAAAAATCGAATTACGTAAAGCGATGCGTAGGGCTTCCCGGCGATTCTTTGGAAGTACGTGATGGCTATGTTTTTATTAACGGAAATCAAAACGAGTTGCCAGATAGGGCGAAGCTACAGTTTAGTTATGACGTGCAAGTGAACAGTCAGCTAAATCCTGAAATGTTATACAACCGTTACGATATTACCGATAGGTACGGCTTCGGAAATAATACCTACCGCTTTGGTGGGATTTCGGATGAATCGTTAAAGATGTTGAAGAACAATCCGAATGTGGTTAATGTGTCCCGTTTCCGCGGTGAAAAAGATGAATGGGATCAAGGTATTTTCCCAAATAACCCTAACTATCCGTGGAACAACGACTTTTTTGGTCCGTTGTATATTCCGAAGAAAGGCGCTACTGTGGCCATTACTCCGGAAACACTGCCGTTATACAGACGGGTAATTGAAGTTTATGAAGGAAGTGAATTGGGAATAAACAATAAAATTACGCAAAATGGAAACCAAGTTTTGCTAAACGGAAACCCACTTACAAATTACACTTTTAAAATGAATTACTACTGGATGATGGGCGACAACCGAAACAACAGTGAAGATGCCCGTACGTGGGGCTTTGTACCGTTTAATCACGTGGTGGGCAAGCCTGTTTTTGTATGGATGAGCTGGGATGGCGTAAACAAGAAAGTACGTTGGGAGCGGCTTTTTACCACCGTTGGCGGTAGTGGGAAACCAGTTTCGTATTTAATGTATTTTGTAATAGCGGTAATTGGTTGGTTTGCTTTTGACTTTTATAGAAAAAGAAAAAAGGGAGCTAAGAAATAA
- a CDS encoding DUF5683 domain-containing protein, which yields MKNNFLYILFTFFATSLFAQTSDSLTVKNEAKAIVVNDTISAKDEYRPLAPAKAAFYSAVVPGLGQAYNKKYWKIPIIYAGMAAGVYFYKQQDDDYNRFRDAYKRRLAGYSDDEFQGISNDRLINAQKSAQKNKSISVIVTIAFYLLNVVDANVDAHLKQYEVSEDLSLRPNFNYNEFNAKPQYGMSLTYRFK from the coding sequence GTGAAAAATAACTTTCTATATATTCTCTTTACATTCTTCGCCACCTCGCTGTTTGCGCAGACCTCAGATTCTTTGACGGTTAAAAATGAAGCAAAGGCAATCGTGGTTAACGATACTATTTCGGCAAAAGATGAATATAGGCCTTTAGCGCCGGCAAAAGCGGCATTTTATTCTGCCGTTGTACCAGGATTGGGACAGGCCTACAACAAGAAATATTGGAAAATTCCTATTATCTACGCAGGAATGGCGGCGGGAGTTTACTTCTACAAACAGCAAGACGACGATTACAACCGGTTTAGAGATGCGTATAAACGCAGACTGGCCGGTTATTCCGACGATGAGTTTCAAGGTATATCTAATGATCGGCTCATAAATGCGCAGAAGTCTGCGCAAAAAAACAAAAGCATTAGTGTAATCGTTACCATTGCATTCTATTTATTAAATGTGGTTGATGCCAATGTTGATGCCCATTTAAAGCAATATGAAGTAAGTGAGGATCTTTCGTTGCGTCCCAACTTTAATTATAACGAATTTAATGCGAAACCGCAGTATGGAATGTCGCTAACGTATCGTTTTAAGTAA
- a CDS encoding SDR family oxidoreductase, with the protein MDYTSKMLRDDALKGKTIVVTGGGSGLGKAMTTYFLELGANVVITSRNLEKLQTVKKELEDATGGKVLPVQCDVRNYDEVEAMVAAAIEEFGTVDVLLNNAAGNFISPTERLSANAFDTIIDIVLKGTKNCTLAFGKHWIDKKETNKTVLNIVTTYAFTGSAYVVPSATAKAGVLALTRSLAVEWAKYGIRFNAIAPGPFPTKGAWDRLLPGDLKEKFNPAKKVPVKRVGEHQELANLAAYLVSDFSAYINGEVVVIDGGEWLKGAGQMNLLEEVPQQMWDMLEAMIREKKSK; encoded by the coding sequence ATGGATTATACTTCAAAAATGCTGCGTGACGACGCACTAAAAGGAAAAACAATAGTGGTAACTGGCGGCGGTAGCGGGTTAGGAAAAGCAATGACAACTTACTTTTTGGAGCTCGGCGCCAACGTGGTTATAACTTCCCGCAATTTAGAAAAGCTACAAACCGTAAAAAAGGAACTCGAAGATGCTACTGGCGGAAAAGTGTTGCCGGTACAATGCGATGTGCGAAATTATGACGAAGTAGAGGCCATGGTAGCAGCCGCAATTGAAGAATTTGGCACTGTGGACGTATTGTTAAACAATGCTGCGGGTAATTTTATTTCTCCAACCGAAAGACTTTCTGCAAATGCTTTCGATACTATAATAGACATTGTTTTAAAAGGAACAAAAAACTGTACCCTAGCTTTTGGGAAACATTGGATTGATAAAAAAGAAACCAATAAAACGGTTTTAAACATAGTTACTACCTATGCTTTTACGGGGTCGGCTTACGTGGTGCCAAGTGCAACTGCAAAGGCTGGTGTTTTGGCATTAACGCGTTCTTTGGCAGTTGAGTGGGCAAAATACGGCATTCGATTTAACGCTATTGCACCGGGGCCATTTCCTACAAAGGGCGCTTGGGACCGATTGCTTCCGGGCGATTTAAAAGAAAAGTTCAATCCTGCGAAAAAGGTGCCTGTAAAACGTGTAGGCGAACATCAGGAATTAGCAAATCTTGCGGCTTATTTAGTCTCCGATTTTTCAGCATATATAAATGGTGAAGTGGTTGTAATAGACGGTGGCGAATGGCTAAAGGGCGCAGGACAGATGAATCTTTTAGAAGAAGTGCCGCAACAAATGTGGGATATGCTGGAGGCGATGATTCGTGAAAAGAAATCGAAATAA
- a CDS encoding ParB/RepB/Spo0J family partition protein — MAKATKKQALGRGLSALLKDPTNDIKSVADKNADKVVGSIVELDLGSIEVNPFQPRTSFNEESLRELASSIKELGVIQPITVRKLDFNKYQLVSGERRFRASKLVGLETIPAYIRIANDQESLEMALVENIQRQDLDPIEIALSYQRLIEEISVTQEELSDRVGKNRSTIANYLRLLKLDPIIQTGMRDGFISMGHGRALINVEDLSDQLDIYEKILSQNLSVRDTEALVRGYKNPKENSKPQKASAPPFAKKAKRELTDLFETSVAIKVSKSGKGQLVVPFKSQEDFERILKLIKSEK, encoded by the coding sequence ATGGCGAAAGCGACCAAAAAACAAGCATTAGGCCGCGGACTTTCAGCTTTGTTGAAAGACCCGACTAATGATATAAAATCTGTAGCAGATAAAAACGCCGACAAAGTTGTTGGGAGTATCGTAGAGCTAGATTTGGGCAGTATAGAAGTAAACCCCTTTCAGCCACGAACCAGTTTTAATGAAGAATCGCTTCGCGAATTGGCTTCGTCTATAAAAGAACTCGGCGTAATTCAGCCTATTACAGTTCGCAAATTAGATTTTAACAAATACCAATTGGTAAGTGGGGAACGCCGTTTTCGCGCTTCAAAATTGGTGGGACTGGAAACCATTCCAGCTTATATTCGGATTGCAAACGATCAAGAATCTTTGGAAATGGCTTTGGTTGAAAACATCCAAAGACAAGATTTAGACCCTATTGAAATTGCACTTTCGTACCAACGATTAATCGAAGAAATTAGTGTTACCCAGGAAGAATTGAGCGATCGCGTTGGAAAAAACCGATCTACAATTGCCAACTACCTACGTTTACTAAAACTAGACCCAATAATCCAAACCGGAATGCGCGATGGCTTTATAAGTATGGGGCACGGGCGGGCACTTATAAACGTTGAAGACTTAAGCGATCAGTTAGATATTTATGAAAAGATTTTAAGTCAAAATTTATCCGTGCGCGACACTGAGGCTTTGGTACGCGGTTATAAAAACCCGAAGGAGAATTCAAAACCGCAGAAAGCGAGCGCGCCTCCATTTGCAAAAAAAGCAAAAAGGGAACTAACCGATCTTTTTGAGACATCGGTAGCGATAAAAGTTTCTAAGTCGGGTAAAGGGCAATTAGTAGTTCCTTTTAAAAGCCAAGAAGACTTCGAACGTATTTTGAAGCTAATAAAAAGTGAAAAATAA